A genomic region of Notamacropus eugenii isolate mMacEug1 chromosome 3, mMacEug1.pri_v2, whole genome shotgun sequence contains the following coding sequences:
- the LOC140531223 gene encoding taste receptor type 2 member 41-like, whose translation MVGSFIIFAMVLYALLCSLGIMANGFIVVVLGREWVRCHRLSPCDLILISLGAARFCLLWFGMIHNFYYFLHHVQYSKEPACPYFMIYFDFLNMVTLWFATWLSVLFCVKIANFAHPIFLWLKWRVKGLVHWFLLVSLPISFIVSMMYFVGNTALYQAFLQGIFSGNITLYDFARKRQIYYFLPLKLITLSIPCSVFVVSIGLLITSLWRHSWRMQHISHITQDASTQAHTRALKSLVSFLVLYSLSFMSFIIDASFSGFGSTWYWPWQIVIYLSTFVHPFILIFSNSELGGALMKLFLLLKAFWNDKRTPSST comes from the coding sequence ATGGTGGGGTCATTCATTATTTTTGCCATGGTTCTCTATGCCCTGTTGTGTTCCCTGGGAATCATGGCTAATGGTTTCATTGTTGTAGTACTGGGAAGGGAGTGGGTTCGATGCCATCGGCTGTCTCCTTGTGACTTGATACTGATCAGTTTGGGTGCTGCCCGCTTCTGCCTGCTGTGGTTTGGAATGATACACAACTTCTACTATTTTCTTCACCAtgtacaatattccaaggagccTGCCTGCCCATACTTTATGATTTACTTTGATTTTCTGAATATGGTCACATTGTGGTTTGCCACTTGGCTTAGTGTCCTCTTCTGTGTGAAGATTGCAAATTTCGCtcatcccatttttctttggctgaagTGGAGAGTAAAGGGACTAGTGCATTGGTTCCTGCTAGTCTCCCTGCCAATTTCTTTCATTGTCTCCATGATGTATTTTGTGGGCAACACTGCTTTGTACCAGGCATTCCTGCAGGGGATATTCTCAGGGAACATAACCTTATATGACTTTGCTAGGAAAAGGCAAATCTACTATTTTCTCCCTTTGAAACTCATTACTTTGTCTATCCCTTGTTCTGTGTTTGTAGTCTCAATAGGTCTTCTGATTACATCTCTGTGGAGACACTCCTGGAGAATGCAACATATTTCTCATATTACCCAGGATGCTAGTACTCAGGCTCACACCAGAGCTTTGAAATCACTGGTCTCCTTCCTAGTTCTTTATAGtctttcttttatgtcttttatCATTGATGCTTCCTTTTCTGGTTTTGGGAGTACCTGGTACTGGCCTTGGCAAATTGTGATTTACCTGTCCACATTTGTTCATCCTTTCATCCTTATCTTTAGCAACTCTGAGTTAGGAGGGGCACTCATGAAGCTTTTTCTTCTGCTTAAAGCCTTCTGGAATGACAAGAGGACACCATCTTCTACTTAA